The following proteins come from a genomic window of Anopheles ziemanni chromosome 3, idAnoZiCoDA_A2_x.2, whole genome shotgun sequence:
- the LOC131285653 gene encoding leucine-rich repeat-containing protein 15-like, which produces MQPPISFTALLAIVCSLVCIALANTIHECTVEKRQDEHVCVFRSVVYRANDTNFVFKAPASPKVEHIVFEDSTLNHIPTEFLTAFPTLKALTVVQANLSSVVIPSKLERLYASNNRISKVIVHQTKDSTTMTELILDSNHLSDISNLTRLAKLEILMLSGNKELPFEDTVDLGRFKGLDSLRSLVLSDVGMMYVENKDNVALPSLELLDLSNNNLITTNLEMKVLAPMKKLEILRLTHTLISDLEALQLTQNNGNLRKVYLEGNNFQCDRQKQIVDHFNLSGVETPVDNKNANCIHGFQKQNDICCQTAALGKLHQALEPTTKIATSPEVQTTTPSTSTMPSRMEKNKESAATLIMLGNGLLVLTFVAILKSGWF; this is translated from the exons ATGCAGCCTCCAATCAG cTTCACTGCTTTGCTAGCGATCGTATGCAGCCTGGTTTGTATTGCTTTGGCTAACACCATCCATGAATGCACCGTGGAAAAGCGGCAGGATGAGCATGTTTGTGTGTTCCGTAGCGTGGTTTACCGTGCGAACGATACGAACTTTGTCTTCAAAGCACCGGCGTCGCCCAAGGTAGAGCACATTGTATTCGAAGACAGCACGCTGAATCACATTCCGACGGAGTTTCTTACGGCTTTCCCCACACTGAAAGCGCTCACCGTGGTCCAGGCGAACTTGAGCTCTGTAGTGATCCCGTCCAAGCTGGAGCGCCTGTATGCGTCAAATAACCGTATCTCGAAAGTGATAGTGCATCAGACTAAGGATAGTACAACGATGACCGAATTAATACTTGATTCgaaccatctttcggatatcTCAAACCTAACACGCTTGGCAAAGCTGGAGATATTGATGCTTAGCGGCAACAAGGAACTGCCATTCGAGGACACGGTCGATCTTGGTCGCTTCAAGGGACTAGATAGTCTCCGCTCGCTGGTGCTGTCCGATGTAGGTATGATGTACGTCGAGAACAAGGACAATGTCGCCCTACCATCGTTGGAGCTGCTCGATCTTTCCAACAACAATCTCATCACCACAAACCTGGAAATGAAGGTGCTCGCGCCTATGAAAAAGCTGGAGATTCTCCGACTCACACATACGCTTATCTCCGACCTGGAGGCGTTGCAGCTGACGCAAAACAATGGTAATCTGAGAAAGGTATACTTGGAGGGTAACAATTTCCAGTGCGACCGACAGAAGCAGATAGTGGATCATTTCAATCTCTCGGGAGTTGAAACGCCGGTTGACAACAAGAACGCTAACTGCATACATGGCTTCCAGAAGCAGAACGATATATGCTGCCAAACTGCTGCTTTGGGAAAGCTGCACCAGGCACTAGAACCGACCACGAAAATAGCCACGTCACCCGAAGTTCAAACGACTACACCAAGCACCTCAACTATGCCTTCTAGGATggaaaagaacaaagaaaGCGCAGCCACTCTGATCATGTTGGGAAATGGGCTGTTGGTCCTGACGTTTGTCGCCATCCTCAAGTCAGGTTGGTTCTAA
- the LOC131288706 gene encoding uncharacterized protein LOC131288706, with the protein MIKRNYDVQHVAATGGVGSKHGKSSSNLFDKLTKRYSGVIGTRFLRKTPGRKGGVAEPLSDSYDMCGTRSDDFRPEIGAPVLISKTMKFDFDTDSSVEQLPLPRVPSSRVVGRPAGTPTTSEDSENDVFLDANSSLPNFGEIRFTFLPESNNNCRSFLDGNVGGQGDAEGGRYRQLEKSRSKSAYNLHHHHHQHHSTEVRLSLYSKAPSLNLSGNSDAQVYLHQTPHRTNATGTVSVPNSPAVESIYDFPRSTRSDGIRKPAGESSYDLTRSHHVLNEINLSLVSDTCGDNLYQNLPSPAAHYDVPPVVQQSFASSTHSGSAGSSTGSRSTREEEFDLKSASLQSLTDAGTGAGQLAVSMDELNELTRQINESAAFRGSAHQLPDSDEYCEHRKQLHPSERRLTLLKNRSAPGKHFIDFDRRKAKITKKWSGFKSWIGEEQGRIREVVQKHAAMQRVGDAGPNTNTTSSSNAVKRNSSDVTTTTTSDADSRTENEATMPTPPESSVARRDRTLSSEDRDGSRTINRKSVNAEILEGQNGFEEVRRFVKQGGDFGKDLVAILHERTEIEQLYAKSLSKIANKLNKACRDLPGTIAESWRSVSAELEGRSEVHRQFSNSLAEEVVKPLKAVIENQHKARKTIETNVDKSARILAEWRTAETKAKKNSHGAARENEKLQDAMLDVKLQRTPSIGLLHKTNEKDTKVSEKDSSKLEGKRKKAEEAVKKADVEYYTLCIRAERARVDWEMSVLRGSSMLQTLESQRLAQFKTHVSDYLKLSAEMSPLLTKTIDRLSPQVAMCSVAKDLDVLKNIRRATEGPSEQLLPDFYCEHTTLAMNRERRKQSLVKLLQLIRQDLDRERRSRNGLKGFSQTLDKNGESNQNIADKLYHIRSMLTYLEGARYKLQSALLELDHKPRSSHPLAQHIQITRDRTGLQTSVLKVPLWLKHDQDDEGNLESSGGTNNGRDYSAQSCETDESREQNCLDIKNDTLIKHIVHKYARSGCNGEQGHYTVTKVGKATVQDESSPVWDRGVADGVSNQPDSDFDEFSSQDEDDDPKLTAKENGCHPTTGNGLNANGTEIGCSGTASSKQSIVLGHCKALFSYTPKLYDELELQPGDILEVHIKQEDGWWLGALRGQIGIFPATYVEEIP; encoded by the exons TCGGGACGCGCTTTCTGCGCAAAACGCCCGGCCGGAAGGGTGGCGTGGCGGAGCCGCTCTCCGACAGCTACGACATGTGCGGTACCCGGTCCGATGACTTTCGGCCCGAGATCGGGGCACCGGTGCTCATCTCGAAGACGATGAAGTTCGACTTCGATACGGACTCGTCGGTGGAGCAGCTGCCGTTGCCGCGGGTCCCGTCGTCGAGGGTGGTGGGGCGACCGGCCGGCACTCCGACCACATCGGAGGACAGCGAGAACGATGTCTTCCTGGACGCGAACAGCTCGCTGCCGAACTTTGGCGAGATCAGGTTCACCTTCCTGCCGGAGAGCAACAACAACTGTCGCAGCTTCCTGGATGGGAACGTCGGGGGGCAGGGCGATGCGGAGGGTGGACGGTACAGGCAACTGGAGAAGAGTCGCTCCAAGTCGGCATacaacctccaccaccaccaccaccaacaccataGTACGGAGGTGCGGCTATCGCTGTACTCGAAGGCTCCCTCGTTAAACCTCTCGGGAAACTCCGACGCGCAAGTCTATCTCCATCAAACGCCCCACCGGACGAATGCCACCGGAACCGTGTCGGTTCCGAACAGTCCGGCGGTGGAGAGCATCTACGACTTCCCGCGCAGTACCCGCTCGGACGGTATCCGCAAACCGGCCGGTGAGTCCTCGTACGATCTGACACGCTCCCACCACGTGCTGAACGAAATCAACCTCTCACTGGTGAGCGACACCTGCGGGGACAACCTGTACCAGAACCTGCCGAGCCCGGCAGCTCACTACGACGTGCCGCCGGTAGTGCAGCAGAGCTTCGCCAGTAGCACGCACAGTGGAAGTGCGGGATCGTCCACCGGCAGCCGGTCGACGCGGGAGGAAGAGTTCGACCTGAAGTCGGCCAGTCTGCAGAGCCTGACGGACGCGGGCACCGGTGCCGGCCAGCTGGCCGTGTCGATGGACGAGCTGAACGAGCTGACGCGCCAGATCAACGAGTCGGCCGCATTCCGCGGGTCCGCACACCAGCTTCCGGACAGCGACGAGTACTGCGAGCACCGGAAGCAACTGCATCCGTCCGAGCGGCGCCTGACGCTGCTGAAGAACCGGAGCGCTCCGGGCAAGCACTTCATCGACTTTGACCGGCGGAAGGCAAAGATTACGAAGAAGTGGAGCGGCTTCAAGAGCTGGATCGGCGAGGAGCAGGGCCGCATCCGGGAGGTGGTGCAGAAGCACGCCGCCATGCAGCGGGTCGGAGACGCTGGACctaacaccaacaccaccagtAGCAGCAATGCGGTGAAGCGCAATAGCAGTGATgtgaccacgacgacgacgagcgaTGCAGATTCGCGGACGGAAAATGAGGCCACGATGCCGACGCCTCCGGAGTCCAGTGTGGCGCGCCGCGACCGGACACTGTCGTCCGAAGATCGGGACGGATCTCGCACCATAAACCGGAAGAGTGTCAACGCGGAGATTCTCGAG GGCCAGAATGGCTTCGAAGAGGTTCGCCGTTTCGTTAAACAGGGCGGAGACTTCGGTAAGGACCTGGTCGCGATCCTGCACGAGCGAACGGAAATCGAACAACTGTACGCCAAATCACTGTCCAAGATCGCCAACAAGCTAAACAAGGCGTGCCGGGACCTGCCGGGTACGATCGCGGAATCGTGGCGCTCCGTTTCGGCCGAGCTGGAGGGCCGCAGCGAGGTACACCGCCAGTTCTCGAACTCGCTGGCCGAGGAGGTTGTGAAGCCGCTGAAGGCGGTCATCGAGAACCAGCACAAGGCACGCAAGACGATCGAGACGAACGTGGACAAGTCCGCCCGCATCCTTGCCGAGTGGCGGACGGCGGAGACGAAGGCGAAAAAGAACTCGCACGGAGCGGCCCGGGAAAACGAGAAGCTGCAGGATGCCATGCTTGACGTAAA ACTACAACGTACGCCCTCGATCGGCCTGCTgcacaaaacgaacgaaaaggaCACGAAGGTGTCGGAGAAGGATAGCAGCAAACTCGAGGGCAAACGGAAGAAGGCCGAAGAGGCCGTGAAGAAGGCGGACGTGGAGTACTACACGCTCTGCATTCGGGCGGAACGTGCGCGCGTGGATTGGGAAATGTCCGTCCTACGCGGCTCTTCCATGCTGCAAACCCTCGAGAGCCAGCGGTTGGCGCAATTCAAAACGCATGTCTCCGACTACCTCAAACTTTCGGCCGAGATGAGCCCACTGCTGACGAAGACGATCGACCGACTGAGCCCCCAGGTGGCCATGTGCAGCGTGGCCAAGGATCTGGACGTGCTGAAGAACATACGGCGGGCTACCGAGGGCCCCAGCGAGCAGTTGCTGCCGGACTTTTACTGCGAACACACGACGCTCGCCATGAACCGGGAACGGCGGAAGCAATCGCTGGTTAAGTTGTTGCAGCTCATCCGCCAGGATCTGGACCGGGAGCGGAGGTCACGCAATGGTTTGAAGGGATTCTCGCAGACGCTGGATAAAAACGGTGAAAGCAACCAGAACATTGCGGACAAACTATATCAT ATAAGATCGATGCTCACATACCTTGAGGGTGCTCGTTATAAGCTGCAATCGGCACTTTTGGAATTGGACCATAAACCGCGGTCAAGCCATCCACTTGCCCAACACATCCAG ATAACACGCGATCGAACTGGTCTGCAGACGAGTGTGCTGAAGGTGCCTCTGTGGCTGAAACACGACCAGGATGATGAAGGCAACCTGGAATCTTCGGGTGGTACGAACAACGGTCGTGACTATAGCGCGCAAAGCTGTGAAACGGACGAGTCGAGAGAGCAGAATTGTTTGGACATCAAAAACGATACGCTTATCAAACACATCGTGCACAAGTACGCCCGAAGTGGATGCAACGGAGAGCAAGGCCACTAT ACGGTCACTAAAGTGGGAAAGGCAACGGTGCAGGACGAAAGCAGTCCCGTCTGGGACCGAGGCGTGGCCGATGGCGTATCGAACCAGCCCGATTCCGATTTTG ATGAATTCTCCTCCCAGGACGAAGATGACGATCCGAAACTGACGGCCAAGGAAAATGGGTGTCACCCGACAACCGGTAATGGTCTAAATGCAAATGGCACCGAAATTGGATGCTCGGGAACTGCGTCATCCAAACAATCGATCGTCCTAGGTCACTGCAAGGCACTGTTCAGCTACACACCAAAGCTTTACGACGAGCTGGAGCTGCAACCCGGCGATATTCTGGAGGTGCACATCAAGCAGGAGGACGGCTGGTGGCTTGGGGCGCTGCGGGGCCAAATCGGAATCTTCCCGGCAACCTATGTTGAAGAGATTCCTTAG
- the LOC131285655 gene encoding mucin-5AC-like, whose protein sequence is MAASRSTLRVDFSKLPKRPSLMEATTLAMTKLGLSSSSIVSIERRKPASHFLHIRVKDQSLALRTVEENDGKHSLECDGKKFPIPIVMVDNSVVIKIHDLSEDITDRCITDFFARYGEVRSIRAGVWAKPYPCAGIPDGYRYVTAVLSKPVPSYVSIGGEETLVTYRGQQQTCRTCRLAAHHGMTCTQGRKLVAQKTSVNERLSYASAVQNGTENPAPATVPRASTQTVRATTDPVSTPTVPASTMLIPSSTPIIPAPASTVPESAPAVRAPTVPTSTSTVAASTSTVAASAPAGASSLTIGAPATIIPMQATSVAASTRTVPAVASFIRASALTIPAASTSTKMDNAGLQVDADASSTFKAPRVPSPSATPSSLSWQTVAGKRKTDEQTDSDVSCKSGEEPIKRKPGRPPKKTNATAAKPTGVMEVDAQ, encoded by the coding sequence ATGGCTGCTTCGAGAAGCACCCTGCGGGTGGATTTCTCGAAGCTCCCCAAAAGGCCGTCCTTGATGGAGGCCACAACCCTCGCCATGACCAAGCTGGGTCTAAGCAGCTCTTCAATCGTTTCAATCGAACGACGAAAGCCGGCATCCCACTTCCTTCACATCCGAGTGAAGGACCAGAGCCTTGCTCTAAGAACCGTCGAGGAGAACGACGGCAAGCATTCTCTCGAATGCGACGGGAAGAAATTCCCGATCCCGATCGTAATGGTCGACAATTCCGTGGTCATCAAAATCCACGACCTGTCCGAGGACATCACGGACAGATGCATTACGGATTTCTTTGCTCGCTACGGAGAAGTCCGGTCAATCCGAGCCGGAGTATGGGCGAAGCCATACCCGTGTGCCGGAATCCCTGACGGATACCGCTACGTCACAGCGGTCTTGTCTAAGCCGGTGCCGTCATACGTCTCGATTGGAGGGGAAGAGACGCTGGTAACATACCGGGGACAGCAGCAAACGTGTCGAACATGCCGTCTTGCTGCACACCATGGGATGACCTGCACCCAAGGCAGGAAACTGGTGGCTCAGAAGACGAGCGTCAACGAGAGGCTGTCGTATGCCTCAGCGGTGCagaatggcaccgaaaacccTGCTCCAGCAACAGTCCCCCGGGCGAGCACACAAACCGTCCGTGCAACGACCGACCCGGTGAGCACACCGACCGTTCCGGCAAGCACAATGCTCATCCCATCGAGCACACCGATCATCCCGGCGCCCGCATCGACCGTCCCGGAGAGCGCACCGGCCGTCCGCGCACCGACAGTCCCGACGAGCACATCGACCGTCGCGGCGAGCACATCGACCGTCGCGGCGAGCGCACCGGCCGGTGCTTCGAGCCTGACAATAGGCGCACCAGCAACGATCATCCCGATGCAGGCCACTAGTGTTGCGGCTAGTACACGGACCGTCCCGGCAGTAGCATCTTTCATCCGGGCAAGTGCGTTGACCATACCGGCAGCATCGACCAGCACCAAGATGGACAACGCCGGACTTCAGGTGGACGCCGATGCCTCATCGACGTTCAAAGCCCCTCGTGTCCCTTCACCTTCCGCTACACCTTCATCCCTTTCCTGGCAAACAGTGGCAGGTAAGAGAAAGACGGACGAACAGACGGACAGCGACGTGTCGTGCAAGTCTGGGGAGGAACCGATCAAGCGTAAGCCAGGTCGTCCTCCCAAAAAGACCAATGCCACGGCAGCGAAACCGACTGGGGTAATGGAAGTGGACGCACAGTAG
- the LOC131285654 gene encoding uncharacterized protein LOC131285654, whose protein sequence is MEKIKCNPDDKGASSPKIRKLNNLNDAVHETLNRGSNNQPDQHMKNSKKFEFEMASLTIDSNEVVHESSAETIDASMRDSMCGVASDTDSVLLNISSNPTMASNFQDTGNKVKRKKTERYLRIRDLTHESRGKIIDQPKNTHCFGTKISVNELLLENDSIDFVSEVQQLEAPAGALAATVDVLAATVDVLVGTVGARTAGALSGTVDAGAGMIGVLDGMSIVLAGTVGVLTGSVGARTVHVIFNEAGSGKSFYITWLANYLQEICPSWWIIKINLYEYSTDFEQLKTEEQRRKTAQKLANALELSYGYVKLNESLVKNWLPNELLLLKLFERKSNDKQLVILMDGFDEIAPDYKLLVCELLFTLTDFDGICKLYLSSRPYVMLIIPMLEKYINLEEESISKRIIDECEKAFDLLTMMESVVDKKLNIFNIEKTGSTYNSAKTPAAREREKAFKQDFVNNHTLLALYAVFDEHAIKMLLSNTQIEKARKCMENVHEGSEKSGFIEGIVNGAPIFNHRLFAEYFASLWFHSHTNDAIVKDFLKRKVYDADERVEITQFLDRMICKNLLLHTAILDCSNSKIKHILNETPNSINKKDPWGRTPLQLAVFNYRSQIFKDYSFHYLLNKTVDTKGTDKEGRNLLHLAAKYGDLNFVKCLREYDE, encoded by the exons atggagaaaattaaatgcaaCCCTGATGACAAAGGGGCTTCATCGCCCAAAATACGAAAACTGAATAATTTGAACGATGCGGTTCATGAAACGCTTAATCGCGGCAGCAACAATCAACCAGATCAACATATGAAAAACTCCAAGAAGTTCGAGTTTGAAATGGCGTCGTTGACAATCGATTCGAATGAAGTTGTGCATGAATCTTCCGCAGAAACAATTGATGCGTCAATGCGAGATTCGATGTGTGGTGTAGCCTCTGATACCGATAGCGTACTGCTAAATATATCAAGCAATCCAACAATGGCATCCAACTTTCAGGATACAGGAAATAAGGTAAAAAGAAAGA AAACTGAACGATATCTTCGTATTCGAGATCTTACACACGAAAGTCGAGGCAAAATAATCGATCAACCAAAGAACACACATTGTTTTGGAACCAAAATTTCGGTAAATGAACTTTTGCTTGAAAATGATAGCATCGATTTTGTCTCGGAAGTCCAACA GCTCGAAGCACCGGCCGGTGCGCTCGCCGCGACGGTCGATGTGCTCGCCGCGACGGTCGATGTGCTCGTCGGGACTGTCGGTGCGCGGACGGCCGGTGCGCTCTCCGGGACGGTCGATGCGGGCGCCGGGATGATCGGTGTGCTCGATGGGATGAGCATTGTGCTTGCCGGAACGGTCGGTGTGCTCACCGGGTCGGTCGGTGCACGGACG GTGCACGTAATTTTTAATGAAGCTGGGTCCGGGAAGTCATTCTACATCACTTGGCTAGCAAACTATTTACAGGAGATCTGTCCTTCGTGGTGGATTATTAAGATAAATCTGTATGAATATTCCACGGACTTTGAACAGTTAAAAACTGAGG aacaaaggCGAAAAACTGCCCAAAAACTAGCGAATGCACTTGAATTATCATATGGCTATGTGAAACTAAATGAATCCCTCGTCAAAAACTGGTTGCCGAATGAGTTATTGTTactaaaattatttgaacGCAAGTCCAACGACAAACAACTCGTAATTTTGATGGACGGGTTTGACGAAATCGCACCAGATTACAAGCTTCTGGTATGTGAATTATTATTCACTCTTACAGATTTTGACGGAATTTGTAAGCTGTATTTATCTAGTCGACCGTACG TTATGCTAATAATACCTATGCTCGAAAAGTACATTAATTTGGAAGAAGAATCAATTTCAAAGCGAATTATTGATGAGTGTGAGAAAGCCTTTGACCTTCTAACAATGATGGAAAGTGTTGTCGATAAGAAGCtgaacattttcaacattgAGAAAACAGGCTCAACTTATAATTCAGCTAAAACCCCTGccgcgagagaaagagaaaaggccTTCAAACAAGACTTTGTAAATAACCACACACTGTTGGCTTTGTATGCTGTTTTTGACGAACATGCAATAAAGATGCTACTATCAAATACACAAATAGAAAAGGCTCGCAAGTGCATGGAAAATGTTCATGAAGGATCAGAAAAATCTGGTTTTATCGAAGGAATAGTGAATGGCGCACCGATCTTCAACCACCGATTGTTTGCGGAATACTTTGCGTCTCTTTGGTTCCATAGTCATACAAATGATGCGATTGTGAAAGACTTCTTGAAACGCAAAGTATATGACGCAGATGAAAGAGTAGAAATAACGCAGTTTTTGGATAGAATGATTTGTAAAAACCTTCTTCTTCATACTGCAATTCTAGATTGTTCaaattctaaaataaaacacattcttaATGAAACCCcaaattcaataaataaaaaggatcCATGGGGAAGAACCCCATTGCAATTGGCAGTTTTCAACTATCGATCACAAATTTTCAAAGATT ACTCTTTTCATTATCTTCTCAATAAAACAGTAGACACTAAGGGCACTGATAAAGAAGGTAGAAATCTGTTACATTTAGCGGCAAAATACGGTGATTTAAATTTCGTGAAATGTCTG CGTGAATACGATGAATAA